One Numenius arquata chromosome 9, bNumArq3.hap1.1, whole genome shotgun sequence DNA window includes the following coding sequences:
- the MFSD1 gene encoding lysosomal dipeptide transporter MFSD1 isoform X1 yields the protein MAEEERTLLSPAGGDDDGGNGVGGGGSLGSPRTLSAVCDPRRLPHRLLVLALMCFLGFGSYFCYDNPAALQTQVQRDMKVNTAHFMALYAWYSWPNVVLCFFGGFLIDRVFGIRLGTIIFSIFVCVGQVIFALGALLNTFWLMDMGRFIFGIGGESLAVAQNTYAVSWFKGKELNLVFGLQLSMARIGSTVNMNIMGWIYSRVQDLLGYTGPSTLGLTLMIGGVTCLFSLTCALILAYLDKRAQKLLCKEQGKTGEVIKLTDVKDFSLSLWLIFVICVCYYAAVFPFIGLGKVFFIEKFKFSSQEASAINSIVYIISAPMSPVFGLLVDKVGKNIIWVLCAVITTLASHIMLAFTFWNPWIAMCLLGVAYSLLACALWPMVAFVVPEHQLGTAYGFMQSIQNLGLAIIAIAAGMILDKRGYLFLEVFFSACVCLSLIAVVMLYFVNHLTGGDLNWSAKKREKLQKVAANEKEI from the exons ATGGCGGAAGAGGAGCGGACGCTGCTGAGCCCCGCCGGTGGCGATGATGATGGCGGCAATGGGGTTGGCGGCGGCGGCTCTCTGGGCTCGCCCCGTACCCTCTCCGCTGTCTGCGATCCTCGGCGCCTGCCGCACCGCCTCCTTGTCCTCGCCCTCATGTGCTTCCTGGGCTTCG GCAGCTACTTCTGCTACGACAACCCGGCGGCACTCCAAACGCAGGTTCAACGG GATATGAAGGTGAACACAGCCCATTTCATGGCACTCTATGCCTGGTATTCCTGGCCCAATGtggttctttgtttctttggagGTTTTCTGATAGACAGGGTGTTTGGAATACG gttGGGCACTATAATATTTAGTATCTTTGTTTGTGTTGGGCAG GTAATTTTTGCTTTGGGAGCACTACTTAATACTTTCTGGCTGATGGACATGGGCAGATTCATATTTGG aATAGGTGGAGAGTCCTTAGCGGTGGCACAAAACACGTATGCTGTCAGTTGGTTTAAAGGCAAGGAGTTAAATCTTGTGTTTGGATTACAACTAAGCATGGCGAGAATT GGGAGCACAGTGAACATGAATATCATGGGATGGATATACTCTAGAGTTCAGGATCTTCTGGGctatactggtcccagtactctTGGGTTAACTCTCATGATAG GTGGAGTAACATGTCTCTTTTCACTGACCTGTGCATTAATCCTTGCTTATCTGGACAAGAGGGCACAGAAGCTCCTTTGTAAAGAGCAAGGGAAAACAG GTGAAGTGATTAAGCTAACCGATGTGAAGGACTTCTCTTTGTCCTTGTGGCTTATATTTGTAATCTGTGTCTGTTACTATGCAGCGGTTTTCCCTTTCATTGGACTTGGAAA ggTTTTCTTTATTGAGAAATTCAAATTCTCATCTCAGGAAGCAAGTGCAATTAACAG TATTGTGTATATCATATCAGCACCCATGTCCCCAGTCTTTGGACTCCTGGTGGATAAAGTTGGAAAGAATATCATCTGGGTTTTATGTGCTGTAATAACTACACTTGCTTCTCATATTATGTTGGCTTTTACATTCTGGAACCCCTGGATAGCGATG TGTTTGCTAGGAGTGGCCTACTCATTGCTTGCCTGTGCCCTGTGGCCCATGGTGGCCTTCGTTGTTCCAGAACACCAGCTGGGAACTGCTTATGGCTT TATGCAGTCTATCCAGAATCTTGGTCTGGCAATTATTGCTATAGCAGCTGGAATGATTCTCGACAAAAGAGGATACTTGTTTCTTGAAGTCTTCTTCAGTGCTTGTGTTTGCT tgtcactGATAGCTGTGGTCATGCTGTATTTTGTGAATCACCTCACAG GTGGTGATCTCAACTGGtctgcaaagaaaagggaaaaactgcaaaaagTAGCTGCAAATGA aaaagaaatttgA
- the MFSD1 gene encoding lysosomal dipeptide transporter MFSD1 isoform X2, whose amino-acid sequence MCFLGFGSYFCYDNPAALQTQVQRDMKVNTAHFMALYAWYSWPNVVLCFFGGFLIDRVFGIRLGTIIFSIFVCVGQVIFALGALLNTFWLMDMGRFIFGIGGESLAVAQNTYAVSWFKGKELNLVFGLQLSMARIGSTVNMNIMGWIYSRVQDLLGYTGPSTLGLTLMIGGVTCLFSLTCALILAYLDKRAQKLLCKEQGKTGEVIKLTDVKDFSLSLWLIFVICVCYYAAVFPFIGLGKVFFIEKFKFSSQEASAINSIVYIISAPMSPVFGLLVDKVGKNIIWVLCAVITTLASHIMLAFTFWNPWIAMCLLGVAYSLLACALWPMVAFVVPEHQLGTAYGFMQSIQNLGLAIIAIAAGMILDKRGYLFLEVFFSACVCLSLIAVVMLYFVNHLTGGDLNWSAKKREKLQKVAANEVEEQERLRRQNEDDLAKLQPKADDFSLRNKYLSKLGAQLPDNYSSYLSTMVHRSVLK is encoded by the exons ATGTGCTTCCTGGGCTTCG GCAGCTACTTCTGCTACGACAACCCGGCGGCACTCCAAACGCAGGTTCAACGG GATATGAAGGTGAACACAGCCCATTTCATGGCACTCTATGCCTGGTATTCCTGGCCCAATGtggttctttgtttctttggagGTTTTCTGATAGACAGGGTGTTTGGAATACG gttGGGCACTATAATATTTAGTATCTTTGTTTGTGTTGGGCAG GTAATTTTTGCTTTGGGAGCACTACTTAATACTTTCTGGCTGATGGACATGGGCAGATTCATATTTGG aATAGGTGGAGAGTCCTTAGCGGTGGCACAAAACACGTATGCTGTCAGTTGGTTTAAAGGCAAGGAGTTAAATCTTGTGTTTGGATTACAACTAAGCATGGCGAGAATT GGGAGCACAGTGAACATGAATATCATGGGATGGATATACTCTAGAGTTCAGGATCTTCTGGGctatactggtcccagtactctTGGGTTAACTCTCATGATAG GTGGAGTAACATGTCTCTTTTCACTGACCTGTGCATTAATCCTTGCTTATCTGGACAAGAGGGCACAGAAGCTCCTTTGTAAAGAGCAAGGGAAAACAG GTGAAGTGATTAAGCTAACCGATGTGAAGGACTTCTCTTTGTCCTTGTGGCTTATATTTGTAATCTGTGTCTGTTACTATGCAGCGGTTTTCCCTTTCATTGGACTTGGAAA ggTTTTCTTTATTGAGAAATTCAAATTCTCATCTCAGGAAGCAAGTGCAATTAACAG TATTGTGTATATCATATCAGCACCCATGTCCCCAGTCTTTGGACTCCTGGTGGATAAAGTTGGAAAGAATATCATCTGGGTTTTATGTGCTGTAATAACTACACTTGCTTCTCATATTATGTTGGCTTTTACATTCTGGAACCCCTGGATAGCGATG TGTTTGCTAGGAGTGGCCTACTCATTGCTTGCCTGTGCCCTGTGGCCCATGGTGGCCTTCGTTGTTCCAGAACACCAGCTGGGAACTGCTTATGGCTT TATGCAGTCTATCCAGAATCTTGGTCTGGCAATTATTGCTATAGCAGCTGGAATGATTCTCGACAAAAGAGGATACTTGTTTCTTGAAGTCTTCTTCAGTGCTTGTGTTTGCT tgtcactGATAGCTGTGGTCATGCTGTATTTTGTGAATCACCTCACAG GTGGTGATCTCAACTGGtctgcaaagaaaagggaaaaactgcaaaaagTAGCTGCAAATGA agtgGAAGAACAAGAGAGACTCAGACGTCAAAATGAAGATGACTTGGCTAAATTACAGCCAAAAGCTGATGACTTTAGTTTAAGGAATAAATACCTCTCCAAACTAGGCGCTCAG ctaccAGATAATTACTCTTCCTATTTATCGACAATGGTACACAGAAGCGTGTTGAAATAG